From the Prochlorococcus marinus str. AS9601 genome, the window TTTACGGAATTCCAATATTGAATTAGTTGAAAAACTTCATTTTGATTATGGTAAGCTTCTTTTATGCACTGGAAATACGTCTCCGTTATGGGTACAAAAAAAATTATTAGATTCGGATTCTCATAGCAGAATAATTACAAATCAGAATTTGCAGATAAAAAGTTTCTCTGGAATCTTTGCTGTCGGTGATTGTGCAGTTGTAGGTTCAGCAAAAAGACCAGCATCGGGAGTTTTTGCAGTAAAAGTTGTAAATACATTAGTACAAAATCTAAAAAAAGATGTAGAAGGTAGATCATTAAAAAAGTGGTTTCCTCAAAAGATCGGATTGCAAATACTAAATATATTTCCAAGCCATCATCCAAAGGCTTTTGCAATTTATCACAATTTTGTTTTCGGCCCTTCTTTTATTTTTTGGATTTTAAAGCAAAAAATTGATATCAACTTTATTAAAAAGTTCAGATCAAAAAGGCTAATTATGAAAAGTAGTGAAAAAAGTATCTCAATTAATGATTGCAGAGGATGTGCAGCTAAAATTCCTCAATTTGTTTTGAACAAATCATTAATAAATTCTAATTTAAATTCTTTTGCCTCATCACCTGAAGATTCAGTTGAGATATATAAAAATGGTCAAGATATTATATTGCAAAGTGTAGATGGATTTCCTGCTTTGGTAAGTGATCCTTGGCTTAATGCAAAAATTACTACTTTGCATGCTTGCTCAGATTTGTGGGCATGTGGAGCAAAACTTTCATCAGCGCAGGCTTTAATTTCATTACCAAAAGTTGAAAGGGAATTTCAGAGTTACCTCTTTACTCAATCACTTCAAGGTATTAAATCAACAGTTGAAGATCATGGAGGCGAACTACTTGGAGGCCATACTTTCGAGGCAAGAAGTTTTGTAAATAAACCTTATTCATTAGGAATAGATATTTCTTTAACAGTTCAAGGTATTTTAAAAAATGGAGCAAAACCATGGCTTAAATCTGGAATGAATATTGGAGATATTCTCATGATGTCTAGACCTCTAGGCGTTGGGATCTACTTTGCCGGTCAAATGCAAAATATTAATATGCTAGGTAGTTCTTCTGAAGTAATTAATAATTTAGTAAAGAGTCAGCAATATTTGATTGATGAAATTTATCTTTTTCAAAATGAATTTAAAGAATCATTAGTAAATGCTGCCACTGACATTACTGGATATGGATTTATTGGACATCTTAAAGAAATGGTTGAATCATCTAATTTATATCGGCAAAGTAATAATCTTGAGCCAATAAAAGTTTTATTAGATTTATTTGCATTTAAAGCTTATCCTGGAGTATTTGATCTAATAAGAAAAGATGTTAAAAGTACTTTCTTTGAATCTAATAGAGAAATATTTGACAAAATTTATAAAGTAAATAATCAAAAAAGAATAATTAATTTTTTAAACGAAAAGTCATTAGATAAAAAGACTTTTAACGAGAGAATATCACTATTATTAGATCCTCAAACATGTGGCCCCTTGTTGATTAGTTGCAACCGTAAATATGAAAATGTTCTAAAGGATAAATGGTACAAGGTTGGAGAGGTTGTAAAAATGTAATTAATTTCTATTTAATTTGTCAATTTCTAAATATCTTAATCTTTTGATTTCCTTTCCCATCTCCTTCCCTGGTTCCCATCCCTCTTTTTTTAATGTTTCTCCATCTTTTTTTGATTTTATGAATTTGTAAATAAATAACCACTTAAACAATTTACGCCAGTATGGTCCTCCATCACAAATTAATAATTTGACTGTCTCATCATTAAGGTTTCTGTCCTCAATAAATTCTGTCCAACTTGATGGAGAAAAATGATTGAAATCTTTTTGGTTTTTATTTAATATCTTTTTGATATTTAAATAATCTTCTAATATTTTTATCTCACTATTATTCACTAAAAATCTTTGACATCCTTTTTCTAAATCTTCTGAATCTTTTAATAAGTAAAGCATATGATTTCCCTTTAACTTCTTAATCCAATTTAGTCCTCTTAAAAACCGTTTATCGACTTTAATATTTTCATTTAAGATTGAGATAACTTCCCATTTATTAATTATCGAAATTACATTAGTCAAATTATCGTGTTTGCATATTTCAGCTAGTTCCATCCTTATTCGCATGCCTATTGCAGGAGGGTAAATCATTTTCTGATGAGTTTCTGAACTTTTCCATGGCCATTGTCTAACTGTTTCTTGAGATTGTTTCAGGGTATCATTTGAAATATTGAAATCTAACCTTGAGGCATATTTTGCACATCTAATTAATCTACTTGGATCATCTGAAATACTATTACTGTGAAGTAAGTTCAATGTTTTACTTTTTATATCAGAAATTCCTCCATAAAGATCATAGATTTCCCTTTTCGAGACCTCGAAGGCTATTGAATTTATAGAGAAATCTCTCCTCTTAAGATCCTCCTCGATAGTACTTTTATTTACTGTGGGATTTAAGCCTGGAGCAGAATAAATTTCTTTTCTTGCAGAAGCAATATCAATTTTATAGTCATTAATATTTATTTCTACAGTGTTGTATAAATTAAATTCTTTGATCAAACATAAATCTACATTTACAATGTTTTTTTTTATAAATTTTGCAAGAGCAATAGAGGATCCTTCAATAACAAGATCAATATCTACAGGTTCAGAAAACGATTTTTTGTGGAATTTACTAATTAACAAATCTCTTAAATAACCGCCAACAAAAGCCACTTTAGTATTGTTATTAGATTCTATGTATTTAGTAATAAGGTTATATAGATTAAATGGAGTTTTGATTAATTCTCCTTGGATGTAATCAGAGATATCGTTCATGATTTTTAACTTACATAACGAATTGGAGCTAATCTGGGATCTAGAATTTTACTTCCTTTATCACCAAATTTTACTGCTAAAGATATTTTTTCCCCACTCCCAAAAATATGTATTATTTCACCTTTCCCAAATTTTGTGTGAATTAGCTTATCTCCAACTATCCAGCTTTTCCCTTTACTTGGCCCTGAATATAATTTCCTTACTGCATTTATTGGTTTGTTAACAAATTCATTTGGATTGTTCCGATCAACTCTTGTTAAGCGATCAAGATGCAAATCTCTTCTAATTGAAGCACCACCAGTTTGTGGTAATTCGCCATCCATTAAATCTTCGGGTATCTCCGAAAGAAATATTGAAGGTATTGTTGCTTCACGCATTCCACCCCATAATCTTCTTTCTCTGGCATGACTTAAGAAAACTCTTTCTTTAGCTCTAGTAATACCTACATAGCATAATCTTCTTTCCTCTTCAAGAAGTGAGGGAGTATCTATTGATCTATGGCTAGGGAAGAGACCTTGTTCTAGCCCAGTGATAAAAACATTTTGAAATTCTAAACCTTTACTATTATGCAGAGTCATGAGAGTTACAGAGTTAGGATTATTTTTCTTCGTATCATTATCAGTTGTTAAGGCTGCTGTAGAAAGAAATCCCTCTACATCTCCACTTTCTGTTTCTTCTTCATATTGAGTAGCTGCATTAATTAGTTCTTGTAAGTTATTTCTTCTATCTTCAGATTCTTCAGACCCATTAGAGAGCAAGTCACTTAAATAACCACTTTTTTCTAATATAAGTTGTAGTAGTTGAGCTGGACCAGAATTTTCAAGGTAACACAGTAGATCATTCATAACTGCAGTAAATTTATTAATTCCTTTTGATGATCGGCCTATTGTTTCTTCAAGACTTTGCTTATCATTAAGAACCTCCCATAATGGGATATTTAACCTATTAGATAGTTCATTAAGTTTTTGAATAGTAGTCTTACCAATCCCTCTTCTAGGAACATTAATGATTCGTAAAAGACTAACGTTATCTGAAGAATTAACCAGAACTTTCAAATATGCTATTGCATCTTTAATTTCTCTTCGATCATAAAAACGTAATCCTCCAAAAATTGTATAAGGAATGCGCCACCTTACAAGAGATTCTTCTAATACTCTCGACTGAGCTCTGGTTCGATATAAAATTGCAAAATTTTTCCAAATTGGGTTTTGATTATAGTTATTGAGTGATTTTATTTTATTGGTAATTGCTTCTGCCTCGGAAATTTCATCATCACAGCTGAGTAACGTTAAAAGTTCCCCCTTTTCTTTAGTAGCCTTTAAAACTTTGTCAATTCTTTCAGAGTTGTTTTCAATTAGTGAGTTTGCAGCATCAAGTATATTGGAAGATGACCTATAATTTTCTTCCAATTTAATTAAAGATGATTTTGTATCGTCATTGATAGAAGTCTTAAAATCTTCTTGAAAACCAATTAAAATTCTGAAGTCAGCTGCTCTGAAACTATAAATACTTTGATCAGCATCTCCAACTACAAAAATTGACCGATCTTCCCAATTGAAGAATTTTTTTGGTTCAGTATTTCCAGCCGTAATTAATTTTATAAGTTCATATTGTGTTCTATTTGTGTCTTGATATTCGTCAACTAAAATATGTTTAAATCTTTTGTGCCAGTAATCTCTGACTATATCATTTTGCCTCAATAAGAAAACAGGCAAAAGTAAAAGATCATCAAAATCTAAAGAATTATTTTTTGAGAGCGATATTCTATATCTCTTGTAGGCTTCTGCAACTGTTTTATCAAAATTATTATCTGCTTTTTCTAAAAGATCATTAGAAGTTAAGCATTGATTTTTAGCATTACTTATTAATCTTTTAATCTTTTTGGGATCATATCTTTTTGGATCAAGATTCATATCTTGACTGATAATTTCTTTTACTAATGTTTGAGAATCTGTTTCATCGTAAATTGAAAATTGCCTTGTCCATTTTAGGCCTTCTGGATCAGTATATTTTTCAATATCGTATCTCAGAAGTCTTGAAAATAAAGAATGGAAGGTACCGATCCAAAGGTTCTGAAGCCTGTCTTTGTGAACGTTTGTTCTTAATTGATTTTGATCAATTTCTTTGAGAGTTGTCCAAGGCTGGCCAAATTGATTAAAAGCTAGTTCTTGGGCCAGAAGAACCTCTAATCTAGCTTTCATTTCTTTAGCAGCTTTGTTAGTGAAAGTTACTGCGAGAATGTTATAGGGATCTATAGAGTTACCTTCAATAAGGTTTGCAATTCTGTGAGTAAGTGCCTTAGTTTTTCCGCTACCTGCACCTGCTACAACTAATAGTGGTCCATAAACATGTTTTACTGCTTGAAGTTGTTGATTGTTTAGGGACTTAAAAAGGAAATTGTTGTTTTGAGGCACTTTTGGAAGGGTTTTTCAAAAATCAGACTTTACTACGAGATTCAGAATCCGTTTCTAGATCTTCTAAAGCTTTTTTTAAATTTATAAGTTCATTATTGTTATTAATTATTTCTTCAAATTTATTTTGTGGCATCTTTAATCTCATACTTCTGTCTAGAATTTCTTTTTCCAATCTTTTTTTATATGTAGAAATAAGTTTCTTTGATAATTTTAAATCCTGTTGATCCAAAACTTTATTAAAAATGTAGTCTTATATTAGCGAAAAAAAAATTTTTATTTGAATTATTTCAACTATCACTTTGGAATAAAGTTATTAATTAAGAAGCGTTGCGTTAAGTTTGAAATTATATTGTTTTTACTAGCTTTGTATTATTCTTAAGATCGATCTTTAAATTTTTACTTCAGGAATGTCAGTTTCAAAGGATAAACAACTATTGTCAGCCGATAAGAAATTAAATGATTTAAGCAATATAAAAGAATTTATTAATAGTGCAAACTCAAGATTAGATGCAATAACCTCAATAACCAATAATTCACATGCAATCGCAGCAGACGCTGTAACAGCAATGATTTGCGAAAATCAAGATTCACTTAATTCA encodes:
- the selD gene encoding selenide, water dikinase SelD: MTFNHLVLIGGGHSNVSLLKKWLMFPKLMPEIPVSIISRDSHLVYSALFPSVISKSITLEESLIDIKSLAKNAKVSFIEEEVKDIDFNLKKIVLSNRPSVNYSKLVLNYGSQTIIPKEFESQVKNRNAFSIKPFLSAYDSILKEDIFDSVNELPFVIVGSGLAAIEVSYALRKRWGDRPLKLLCDSRKINNKILKSLRNSNIELVEKLHFDYGKLLLCTGNTSPLWVQKKLLDSDSHSRIITNQNLQIKSFSGIFAVGDCAVVGSAKRPASGVFAVKVVNTLVQNLKKDVEGRSLKKWFPQKIGLQILNIFPSHHPKAFAIYHNFVFGPSFIFWILKQKIDINFIKKFRSKRLIMKSSEKSISINDCRGCAAKIPQFVLNKSLINSNLNSFASSPEDSVEIYKNGQDIILQSVDGFPALVSDPWLNAKITTLHACSDLWACGAKLSSAQALISLPKVEREFQSYLFTQSLQGIKSTVEDHGGELLGGHTFEARSFVNKPYSLGIDISLTVQGILKNGAKPWLKSGMNIGDILMMSRPLGVGIYFAGQMQNINMLGSSSEVINNLVKSQQYLIDEIYLFQNEFKESLVNAATDITGYGFIGHLKEMVESSNLYRQSNNLEPIKVLLDLFAFKAYPGVFDLIRKDVKSTFFESNREIFDKIYKVNNQKRIINFLNEKSLDKKTFNERISLLLDPQTCGPLLISCNRKYENVLKDKWYKVGEVVKM
- a CDS encoding CCA tRNA nucleotidyltransferase is translated as MNDISDYIQGELIKTPFNLYNLITKYIESNNNTKVAFVGGYLRDLLISKFHKKSFSEPVDIDLVIEGSSIALAKFIKKNIVNVDLCLIKEFNLYNTVEININDYKIDIASARKEIYSAPGLNPTVNKSTIEEDLKRRDFSINSIAFEVSKREIYDLYGGISDIKSKTLNLLHSNSISDDPSRLIRCAKYASRLDFNISNDTLKQSQETVRQWPWKSSETHQKMIYPPAIGMRIRMELAEICKHDNLTNVISIINKWEVISILNENIKVDKRFLRGLNWIKKLKGNHMLYLLKDSEDLEKGCQRFLVNNSEIKILEDYLNIKKILNKNQKDFNHFSPSSWTEFIEDRNLNDETVKLLICDGGPYWRKLFKWLFIYKFIKSKKDGETLKKEGWEPGKEMGKEIKRLRYLEIDKLNRN
- a CDS encoding UvrD-helicase domain-containing protein codes for the protein MPQNNNFLFKSLNNQQLQAVKHVYGPLLVVAGAGSGKTKALTHRIANLIEGNSIDPYNILAVTFTNKAAKEMKARLEVLLAQELAFNQFGQPWTTLKEIDQNQLRTNVHKDRLQNLWIGTFHSLFSRLLRYDIEKYTDPEGLKWTRQFSIYDETDSQTLVKEIISQDMNLDPKRYDPKKIKRLISNAKNQCLTSNDLLEKADNNFDKTVAEAYKRYRISLSKNNSLDFDDLLLLPVFLLRQNDIVRDYWHKRFKHILVDEYQDTNRTQYELIKLITAGNTEPKKFFNWEDRSIFVVGDADQSIYSFRAADFRILIGFQEDFKTSINDDTKSSLIKLEENYRSSSNILDAANSLIENNSERIDKVLKATKEKGELLTLLSCDDEISEAEAITNKIKSLNNYNQNPIWKNFAILYRTRAQSRVLEESLVRWRIPYTIFGGLRFYDRREIKDAIAYLKVLVNSSDNVSLLRIINVPRRGIGKTTIQKLNELSNRLNIPLWEVLNDKQSLEETIGRSSKGINKFTAVMNDLLCYLENSGPAQLLQLILEKSGYLSDLLSNGSEESEDRRNNLQELINAATQYEEETESGDVEGFLSTAALTTDNDTKKNNPNSVTLMTLHNSKGLEFQNVFITGLEQGLFPSHRSIDTPSLLEEERRLCYVGITRAKERVFLSHARERRLWGGMREATIPSIFLSEIPEDLMDGELPQTGGASIRRDLHLDRLTRVDRNNPNEFVNKPINAVRKLYSGPSKGKSWIVGDKLIHTKFGKGEIIHIFGSGEKISLAVKFGDKGSKILDPRLAPIRYVS